The following proteins are encoded in a genomic region of Sebastes fasciatus isolate fSebFas1 chromosome 12, fSebFas1.pri, whole genome shotgun sequence:
- the LOC141779214 gene encoding uncharacterized protein LOC141779214 isoform X22 has protein sequence MHTVATMTTEASAVNEADTEGKQKASGAEPKPEPENKQKPEAAAAEPEGEPSSKKAQEQASEPGPADVATSPEEEQLKPRTRTSAGKGLSRLFSSFLKRRSQCSEEEGFEAEKAREEKADKEEKADKAEEEKVEEVKPEEKEAKAEEEKVEVKEVKKKEEKEPKEEKEEEKVEKRGSKKKKKEAKKKQEKKDEEKVKNDEEKKEEETVKKKEEQKEEEKAQQTVDKKEEQLETKEETQKETAEVKEKGAEAVKKETKDEERVDKRVTKKKEKEDKIKKKEEEKAKRKAEEDERVKKREEEKAKKKEEEKAREAEKTKKKEEEKTKKEEDKTKEEKTKKKEEEKPKEELKKKEEDKAKEEVKKKEEEKPEEKQKKEEEKGKKKEKGKNKGKKEVKGPSEEQVKAPIAAPEPELKTEPDTEQAPDQHSISSGETQQAQEENKEEAAIKEEPEVVEEVKKEDTEKKEEEPAEQEKEAKGEEKAKAKEEAKKEKPVKEKKTEKKTEKKTEKNTEKKTEKNTEKKTEKNTEKNTEKKTEKNTEKNTEKNTEKKTEKKAEKKAEEAEAEEAKGSKRQKTMQCKVTLLDDTQFECELDKHAKVQDLLTKVCDHVNLLERDYFGLTTQESSTNKTWMESTKEIRKQVSGAVYEFAFGVKFYPPDPAQLTEDLTRYFLCLQLRKDIMHGVLPCSFVTLSLLGSYTAQSELGEYDPELHGTDYVKDLSLAPGQSKELEDKVMELHRTYRSMSPAQADMSFLENAKKLAMYGVDLHHAKDLDGVDITLGVCSSGLMVYKDKLRINRFPWPKVLKISYKRSSFFIKIRPSEQEQYESTIGFKLPNYKASKKLWKVCVEHHTFFRVPTVEPPSSRRFLILGSKFRYSGRTQAQTRQASSMIDRPAPRFTRSASKRLSRNLDGAGDETLQFLQGLSASTRSEVDDWSLMLTSDKPQPSPEFTARGESEHMFIESWEEGQSVHTDAVTWQETETGQTGSQTITQTVSEPWQELASDEQKQRSKEDEWSAMLHRHPPFPFVPPFDFVKQPAKLSLAKIRALDRLLRPDLTQQDDWFLYFDPLFSLSSLESANKPLSPLAQFQLQEEDEQGSRVAEQELTSEEVIERLQETVMLVEKLKEANVLERRLREVRDLEDRLQGMDEMAERLQDVIEQELGKEEVDKLREEDGDLEQERQIQAERIVQTVLRKSVSKIETKEDEVDELEEQIKEVFLKGLLPEEEEVEVKQETEKEVTDESVLDDSLREKLRQIEKEWRDDVEDKLKSGSSDVTSSIVAYQKVERRTKKRVTIVEERGRTQEEMEDVQVQRVVMSEERIEKEMTWRKTETLEEITEGEVTERLQTEDRSQGPDEDIWFILFDRPPYKAVFKPPVTTVERAEVDEGEYFTSETEITTVEEKTEIIVEERKIRDEEVWRIPEISPPQTIMGRDDDWFVLLDVVPKETPYVPPVTLKGRDQIGAESFVSVVGTAAEEEEIREVVSEERKIIEEAPRHLQEIPQMPVTERDDDWFGLLDVVPRETSYVPPVTSKAGDQIGAESFVSVVGTAAEEEEEIREVVSEEREIIEEAPRYLQEIPQMPVTDRDDDWFVLLDVVPRETSYVPPVTLKGRDQIGAESFVSVIETAAEEEEIREVVSEERKIIEEAPRHLQEIPQMPVTDRDDDWFVLLDVVPRETSYVPPVAVAERVEVSPEERVSLVKITAVEVREKRVEIMAPVLSEKQVEALPQAVREIEDDWFVLLDVPTREPSYVPPVTMAEYVQVYPEESVSTVVETIPVESRKEVVVEEIVVQKEDRGQQKISQPVRERDDDWFLLLDVVPRGAAYVPPVFLAAPSQIYPSVQPRRVEVISVELKLQQVDLEQIRLQPSGPLPERDDDWFVLFDAIREETVILPSASLTLFVPVTAVEMIPDMRKTFEAEVTTTETRTWKKMIIGVESRQDETRLSEIRPSQIATPSEREGGDDWFTLFDIIREKPVVIPPVAVVERIADVVAATEPKPKFIMEDVRPAVKLVVKPSQPRQVDDDWFALLDVAAKIKPAAVDERIRTHPEVRPAKEFAAVEQKAQRRVTIVEETWPQEKVVQQKPRPAVREVEDDWFSLLDVVTKKSVAVPERIQFPAEMRVPAAEAKARIAIPERRPQFEQRVLEERRPVTQTHVNDDWFVLLDVGLKESVVSTQRGTRPVSAPVFSQAALAEAGIPMALLDQPQTSTPIKASRQDERKLEVTVEAVEPSRIEAGVKPAVWRDQREVNSSLISTINGDVQHESEVTSSEVVRMRKKRAKKIEGDSIYMRHSLLMLEEFDKPQEDLLRHHANISELKRNFMETAPETRPSEWDKRLSTHSPFRTLGINGQPLPSADGVAVDGTDEDKDNTTSASSKSVTSETTSGTTVTTTTTHISKVVKGGSSETRVEKRIVITADSDIDQDKEKDRGASAL, from the exons ATGCATACCG TGGCTACCATGACAACAGAGGCAAGTGCAGTGAACGAGGCGGACACAGAGGGCAAGCAGAAGGCCAGCGGCGCCGAGCCCAAACCCGAACCGGAGAACAAGCAGAAGCCTGAGGCGGCAGCGGCCGAGCCGGAGGGGGAACCGTCGAGCAAGAAGGCCCAGGAGCAGGCCTCTGAGCCTGGGCCTGCTGATGTAGCTACCTCCCccgaggaggagcagctgaaaCCTCGTACCCGGACCTCTGCTGGCAAAGGCCTGTCTcgcctcttctcctctttcctcaAACGCCGCTCACAGTGCTCCGAGGAAGAGGGGTTCGAGGCAGAGAAAGCCAGGGAGGAGAAGGCAGATAAAGAGGAAAAAGCTGACAAGGCAGAAGAGGAGAAGGTGGAAGAGGTGAAACCTGAAGAGAAGGAGGCTaaagcagaggaggaaaaagtaGAGGTAAAAGAAGTGAAaaagaaggaagaaaaagaaccaaaagaggagaaagaggaagaaaaggttGAGAAGAGGggcagtaaaaagaaaaagaaagaagccAAGAAGAAACAAGAGAAAAAAGATGAGGAGAAAGTGAAAAACGAcgaggagaaaaaagaagaggaaacggtgaaaaagaaagaggagcaaaaggaggaggagaaagcacAGCAGACTGTAGATAAGAAGGAAGAACAATTGGAGAcaaaagaagaaacacagaaGGAGACTGCTGAAGTTAAAGAGAAGGGGGCAGAAGCCGTGAAGAAAGAGACTAAAGACGAGGAAAGAGTTGACAAGAGGgttacaaagaaaaaagaaaaggaggataagataaagaagaaggaagaggagaaggcaAAGAGGAAAGCAGAGGAAGACGAAAGAgtaaagaagagagaagaagagaaagcaaagaagaaagaggaagaaaaggcgAGAGAGGCCgaaaaaacaaagaagaaagaagaggagaagaccaagaaggaggaggacaaaacaaaagaggagaagactaaaaagaaagaagaagagaaaccaaAAGAGGAGttaaagaagaaagaggaggacaaGGCGAAAGAAGAGgtaaagaagaaggaggaggaaaagccagaagaaaaacagaagaaggaagaggaaaaagggaagaaaaaagagaagggaAAGAACAAAGGGAAGAAGGAGGTGAAAGGGCCAAGTGAGGAGCAGGTGAAAGCACCGATTGCAGCTCCAGAGCCTGaacttaaaactgagccagacACTGaacaggctccagatcagcacTCGATAAGCAGCGGAGAGACACAG CAGGCTCAAGAGGAAAACAAGGAAGAAGCTGCGATAAAGGAGGAGCCTGAAGTCGTGGAAGAAGTGAAGAAGGAGGACACggagaaaaaggaggaagaaccagcagaacaggagAAAGAAGccaaaggagaggagaaggcgAAGGCGAAGGAGGAGGCAAAGAAGGAGAAGCCTGTGAAAGAAAAGAAGACGGAGAAGAAGACGGAGAAGAAG acagagaagaacacggagaagaagacagagaagaacacggagaagaagacagagaagaacaCGGAGAAGAACACGgagaagaagacagagaagaacaCGGAGAAGAACACGGAGAAGAACACGgagaagaagacagagaagaaggcAGAGAAGAAGGCAGaagaggcagaggcagaggaaGCGAAAGGCTCCAAACGTCAGAAAACCATGCAATGCAAAGTCACCTTACTGGACGACACTCAGTTTGAGTGTGAGCTTGAT AAACATGCTAAAGTCCAAGACCTTCTAACAAAGGTGTGCGACCATGTCAACCTGCTGGAGAGAGATTACTTTGGCCTCACTACCCAGGAATCCTCAACTAACAAA ACATGGATGGAATCCACCAAAGAGATCAGGAAACAGGTTTCAGGTGCTGTGTATGAGTTTGCATTCGGCGTGAAGTTCTACCCACCTGATCCAGCACAGCTCACCGAAGACCTCACCAG GTACTTTCTATGTCTGCAGCTGAGGAAGGACATTATGCATGGTGTTCTTCCATGTTCCTTTGTCACTCTGTCCCTGCTGGGCTCCTATACGGCCCAGTCAGAGCTCGGAGAGTACGACCCAGAGCTCCACGGGACAGATTATGTGAAGGATCTGAGTTTGGCCCCCGGACAGAGCAAAGAGCTGGAGGACAAGGTGATGGAGCTGCACCGCACATACAG gtcAATGAGTCCGGCCCAGGCAGACATGTCGTTTCTGGAAAATGCCAAGAAACTCGCCATGTATGGAGTTGACCTGCACCATGCTAAG GATCTCGATGGTGTCGACATCACGCTGGGGGTCTGCTCTAGTGGTTTGATGGTTTACAAGGACAAGCTGAGGATCAACCGTTTCCCCTGGCCCAAAGTGCTCAAGATCTCTTACAAACGCAGCAGCTTCTTTATTAAAATCAGGCCGTCGGAG CAAGAGCAGTATGAAAGCACAATTGGCTTTAAACTGCCCAACTACAAAGCCTCGAAGAAGCTGTGGAAAGTTTGCGTTGAACACCATACCTTCTTCAG GGTTCCAACAGTAGAGCCGCCCTCATCACGGCGCTTCCTCATCTTGGGCTCCAAGTTCCGGTACAGCGGGCGCACTCAGGCCCAAACCCGTCAGGCCAGCTCCATGATTGACCGCCCGGCCCCTCGCTTCACACGCTCTGCAAGCAAGAGGCTGTCCCGTAACCTAGATGGAG CTGGAgatgaaactctccagttcctgCAAGGACTTTCAGCATCAACCAGGTCTGAGGTTGATGATTGGTCGCTGATGCTGACGTCTGACAAACCCCAGCCCTCTCCTGAATTCACAG CCAGAGGGGAGTCTGAGCACATGTTCATTGAGTCCTGGGAAGAAGGGCAGTCCGTTCACACAGACGCAGTAACCTGGCAGGAAACTGAGACTGGGCAGACTGGCTCTCAAACCATCACCCAGACAGTCAGTGAACCGTGGCAGGAGCTGGCGTCTGATGAACAAAAGCAGAGGAGCAAAGAGGACGAGTGGTCTGCCATGCTCCATCGTCATCCTCCTTTTCCCTTTGTCCCACCTTTCGATTTTGTGAAACAGCCAG CTAAGCTCAGCTTGGCAAAAATTAGGGCTTTGGACCGACTATTGCGACCAGATCTCACACAACAAGATGATTGGTTCCTTTACTTTGACCCACTCTTCAGCCTGTCCTCGCTTGAGAGCGCTAACAAACCAT TGTCTCCCCTAGCTCAGTTCCAGCTCCAGGAGGAGGATGAGCAGGGCAGTCGTGTGGCAGAGCAGGAACTGACCAGTGAGGAGGTCATTGAGAGGTTGCAGGAAACCGTGATGCTGGTAGAGAAGCTGAAAGAGGCAAATGTTTTGGAAAGGAGGCTTAGAGAAGTTAGGGATTTAGAGGATAGACTCCAAGGAATGGATGAGATGGCAGAGCGGCTTCAGGATGTAATAGAACAGGAATTGGGTAAGGAAGAGGTAGATAAGTTGAGGGAAGAAGATGGAGATTTGGAGCAGGAAAGACAAATACAAGCAGAACGTATAGTACAAACCGTCTTAAGGAAATCTGTGAGTAAAATAGAGACAAAAGAGGATGAAGTGGACGAATTGGAAGAGCAGATAAAGGAGGTGTTTTTAAAAGGCTTGTTgcctgaagaggaagaggttgAGGTGAAGCAGGAGACTGAAAAAGAGGTGACAGACGAGAGTGTACTTGATGACAGCTTGAGAGAGAAGCTACGCCAGATAGAAAAGGAATGGCGAGACGATGTGGAGGACAAGTTGAAATCTGGATCTTCAGATGTCACCTCATCTATAGTTGCATACCAGAAGGTGGAGCGTAGGACTAAGAAGAGAGTGACTATTGTAGAAGAGAGAGGGCGGACGCAGGAAGAAATGGAAGATGTGCAGGTACAGCGTGTTGTGATGTCAGAGGAGAGGATAGAAAAAGAGATGACATGGCGTAAGACAGAAACACTGGAGGAGATAACTGAGGGAGAAGTTACAGAGAGGCTTCAGACTGAGGATCGATCTCAGGGGCCAGATGAGGATATCTGGTTCATACTTTTTGACCGGCCTCCATACAAAGCTGTTTTCAAACCACCAG TTACTACTGTGGAACGGGCTGAGGTGGATGAAGGCGAGTATTTCACCTCAGAGACTGAGATTACAACAGTTGAGGAGAAAACGGAGATTATAgtagaagagagaaaaataagagaCGAGGAAGTGTGGCGTATACCAGAGATCTCACCACCACAGACCATCATGGGAAGAGATGATGACTGGTTTGTGTTGCTGGATGTTGTTCCCAAAGAAACGCCTTATGTGCCACCAG TTACCTTGAAGGGAAGAGACCAGATTGGTGCAGAAAGTTTTGTCTCCGTGGTTGGAACTGcagccgaggaggaggagattaGAGAAGTAGTATCTGAAGAGAGAAAGATAATAGAAGAGGCACCAAGACATCTACAAGAAATCCCACAAATGCCAGTGACCGAAAGGGATGATGACTGGTTTGGGTTGCTGGATGTTGTTCCCAGAGAAACATCTTATGTACCACCAG TTACCTCGAAGGCAGGAGACCAGATTGGTGCAGAAAGTTTTGTCTCTGTGGTTGGAACTGcagccgaggaggaggaggagattagAGAAGTTGTatctgaagagagagagataatagAAGAGGCGCCAAGATATCTACAAGAAATCCCACAAATGCCAGTGACCGACAGGGATGATGACTGGTTTGTGTTGCTGGATGTTGTTCCCAGAGAAACATCTTATGTACCACCAG TTACCTTGAAGGGAAGAGACCAGATTGGTGCAGAAAGTTTTGTCTCTGTGATTGAAACTGcagccgaggaggaggagattaGAGAAGTTGTATCTGAAGAGAGAAAGATAATAGAAGAGGCACCAAGACATCTACAAGAAATCCCACAAATGCCAGTGACCGACAGGGATGATGACTGGTTTGTGTTGCTGGATGTTGTTCCCAGAGAAACATCTTATGTACCACCAG TTGCTGTTGCAGAGCGTGTTGAAGTGTCCCCAGAAGAACGTGTCTCTCTGGTTAAAATAACAGCCGTTGaagtgagagaaaaaagagtGGAGATTATGGCTCCTGTGCTGAGTGAGAAGCAGGTAGAAGCACTGCCACAGGCtgtgagagagatagaggatGACTGGTTTGTGCTGCTGGATGTCCCCACTAGAGAACCATCATATGTGCCACCAG TTACCATGGCTGAGTATGTTCAGGTTTATCCTGAAGAAAGTGTCTCTACTGTGGTTGAAACGATACCAGTAGAGTCCAGGAAGGAGGTCGTAGTTGAAGAGATTGTGGTGCAgaaagaggacagaggacagcagaAAATATCGCAGCCAGTCAGAGAAAGAGATGATGACTGGTTTCTTCTGCTGGATGTTGTTCCCAGAGGAGCTGCCTATGTACCTCCAG TTTTTCTGGCAGCACCGAGTCAGATTTATCCAAGTGTTCAACCTCGACGAGTTGAAGTGATAAGCGTAGAGCTGAAGTTGCAGCAGGTTGATCTTGAACAGATTAGACTGCAGCCTTCCGGGCCGCTGCCAGAGAGGGATGATGACTGGTTTGTGCTGTTTGATGCTATTCGTGAAGAGACAGTCATACTACCATCAG CTTCTTTGACTTTGTTTGTGCCAGTTACTGCTGTTGAGATGATTCCGGATATGAGGAAGACGTTTGAGGCAGAGGTGACCACCACAGAGACTAGAACGTGGAAGAAGATGATAATTGGTGTGGAGagcagacaagatgagacaCGTCTGTCTGAAATTAGACCTAGTCAAATTGCAACGccgtcagagagagaaggaggagatgaTTGGTTTACCCTGTTCGACATCATCCGCGAAAAGCCTGTTGTCATACCACCAG TTGCTGTGGTTGAGCGTATCGCGGATGTGGTGGCAGCCACTGAACCAAAACCTAAATTCATCATGGAAGACGTGAGGCCCGCTGTGAAGCTGGTGGTTAAACCGTCACAGCCGAGACAGGTGGATGATGACTGGTTTGCGCTGCTAGATgttgcagcaaaaataaaaccAG CGGCTGTGGACGAACGTATTCGCACGCACCCTGAAGTAAGACCAGCTAAAGAGTTTGCAGCCGTAGAGCAGAAAGCACAGCGGAGAGTTACTATAGTGGAGGAGACGTGGCCGCAGGAGAAGGTGGTACAGCAGAAACCACGTCCAGCAGTGAGAGAGGTGGAAGATGATTGGTTTAGTCTTCTGGATGTGGTCACTAAGAAATCAG TCGCTGTCCCTGAACGCATCCAGTTCCCAGCAGAGATGAGGGTTCCAGCTGCTGAGGCCAAAGCGAGGATTGCTATTCCCGAGAGGAGACCACAGTTTGAGCAACGGGTCCTGGAGGAAAGACGTccagtcacacaaacacatgtcaATGATGATTGGTTTGTTCTACTAGATGTTGGCCTCAAGGAGTCAG TGGTGAGCACACAGAGGGGCACCCGTCCCGTCAGTGCTCCGGTCTTCTCCCAGGCGGCTCTGGCCGAGGCCGGGATCCCCATGGCCCTCCTCGATCAGCCCCAGACCTCTACTCCAATCAAGGCCAGCCGCCAGGACGAGAGAAAGCTGGAGGTCACTGTAGAAGCTGTGGAGCCCTCAAGAATCGAAGCTGGGGTCAAG CCAGCAGTGTGGAGGGACCAGAGAGAAGTAAACTCTTCACTGATATCCACCATCAATGGGGACGTTCAG CACGAGTCTGAGGTGACGAGCTCGGAGGTGGTGCGAATGCGAAAG AAAAGAGCTAAGAAAATTGAGGGTGACTCAATTTATATGAGACATAGCCTTTTAATGTTGGAG GAGTTCGATAAGCCTCAGGAGGACCTGCTCAGGCACCATGCCAACATCAGTGAGCTGAAGAGGAACTTCATGGAAACCGCCCCGGAGACCAGACCCAGCGAGTGGGACAAGCGCCTGTCCACGCACTCTCCGTTCCGCACCCTGGGCATCAATGGTCAGCCTCTGCCCAGTGCAGATGGG